The Synechocystis sp. PCC 7509 genome includes a window with the following:
- a CDS encoding diguanylate cyclase domain-containing protein has protein sequence MIVIPGITVKTKIYESDRSLVYQGIRECDRQEVIFKILKIDYPLPKNLVSYQQEYELIKSLNIPGVIKAYSIEKCGNTLAIVFEDFGGESLKTLLSKEQLNINNFLKIAIKIIEALAQLHSLNIIHKNLNPANIVLNAQTGEIKIIDFGIATVLTSENNTIKNPNNLEADLSYISPEQTGRMSRSLDYRTDFYSIGVTFYQLLTNSLPFNTKDAMELVHCHLAITPKPPRKLQPEIPLVLSSIVMKLLAKTPEERYQSAGGIKADLEKCLEQLEDNGLIQMFPLCTADISDKFQVIQKLYGRENESKTLIAAFEKLGTAIEQKTALNQSEIVLVSGYSGIGKTTLVQVLYRPITRYKGYFITGKFDQYQRNIPYSAIVSAFGDLVQQLLTESEVQLQSWKTKIITALGNNAQVIVDEIPDLKKIIGEQPTINNLPPLESSNRFNLVFKNFISIFTNETPLILFLDDLQWADLDSLKLIKLLLSTSNNSYLFLVGAYRFNEINATHPLHLTINEITKEKIASISLINLSPLTLNDINHLIADSFKCSLADCLSLAQLVNTKTQGNPFFINEFLYLLYTENLLSFDNQIGKWQWNINKIQAQDITDNVVELMVNKIQKLPLSTQNLLKIAAAIGNLFGREMLAIVANQTLLETNNHLLKAVAVGLIFSLDDKVCKIVDTDLLKHLGIECEYKFSHDKIRQSAYSLISEQDKPRVHLQVGKFLLKHTSIKALEQKIFDIVNQLNLGSKLISLQSQQIDIARLNLIAAKKAKATAAYQPAYEYLKTGLILLPKSSWKSCYELTLSLYLEAAEIAYLSTNFEQMRTLAAVIMQQARSLNDKIKIYEVLIQAAEAQNEFKAAIQIALEALNLLGINLPEYPNKLQVMLALWKMRIILAFKKNEQLIALPLMIEPNKIAAMNILAKVSTAAYITNPKLFFILIIEQVKLSLVYGNSLNSPFAYAQYSLILVSRAKNISGACKMGQVALKLINKLNIVELAPKTKVVIYAYLNHWENPLNQTLKPALELHYKALEVGDLAYSGYAINTYSFYAYFCGKDLVTLEKEMVKYSQVLHRIGQSISLHQNKLYRQVILNLLGQAENPCKLRGEAYDEDIMFLQHQQANDRTTIFYFYFHKLILCYLFGEDALAVENADLAREYLNGVIGSLFETLFYFYESLAKLAIYDRLGKLSQQSLLKQVTITQKKLEKWAHYSPTNYLHKFYLVTAEIYRVQGQNDLAIEYYDRAVDQAKINNYINEEALAQELTAKFYLQQKKEAIAKAYMREAVYYYTIWGATAKVADLKTRYPQLISKSLQIPVQEILLNQFELETSTVASSESLDLATVTKASQAISSEIAFDQLLVKLIEIAIENAGAQSGTLILEADGELLIEAAAISSEIVAVRQSLPVLNSDCLPKSIINYVARTLESVLLNDATDSGLFIKDPYIIKYQIKSVLCVPIQSQNQLRGILYLENNLINGAFTLERLTVLKVLCSQAAISIDNARLYEVQANYSRNLELKVIERTQELQHSQLLLSSVLDSSIDGIMAFKSIRDNRGSITDFEWLLVNPTAEYIVKRTANELIGKHLLVEMPTNRDTGLFDFYVRVVETTKPQEQELYYDDGTIQAWFQIVAVKLGDGFAATFRDITERKQAEAAIQKANQDLKRLAVTDGLTQIANRRQFDEYLNLEWQRLERENETLALIVCDIDYFKLYNDTYGHQAGDECLRVVAKAISRAIKRPADLVARYGGEEFAVVLPHTDELGAIAVAENIAEEIQQSKVVHNTSAVSEYITLSIGIASTIPSSEYAPEVLFAVADKGLYEAKKQGRNRAVAKKLLPAYLLEETSN, from the coding sequence ATGATAGTGATTCCAGGGATTACAGTTAAAACAAAAATCTACGAAAGCGATCGCTCTTTAGTTTATCAAGGTATCCGAGAATGCGATCGCCAAGAGGTTATTTTCAAAATCCTCAAGATTGACTATCCCCTACCAAAAAATCTTGTTAGTTATCAGCAGGAATATGAGCTTATAAAATCCTTAAATATTCCTGGAGTTATCAAAGCTTATAGCATAGAAAAATGTGGAAATACTTTAGCAATAGTCTTTGAAGATTTTGGAGGAGAATCTTTAAAAACTCTGCTTAGTAAAGAGCAGCTTAATATTAATAATTTTTTAAAAATTGCCATCAAGATTATAGAAGCTTTGGCGCAACTTCATAGCTTAAATATAATTCACAAAAACCTCAATCCAGCTAATATAGTTTTGAACGCTCAAACTGGAGAAATAAAGATAATTGATTTTGGTATTGCTACAGTTTTAACGAGCGAAAACAACACAATTAAAAATCCCAATAATTTAGAAGCCGATTTATCTTATATATCTCCAGAGCAAACCGGGAGAATGAGCCGCTCCTTGGATTACCGCACGGACTTTTATTCAATTGGAGTAACCTTCTATCAACTATTAACCAACTCACTACCATTTAATACTAAAGATGCAATGGAATTAGTTCATTGTCATTTAGCGATAACACCAAAACCACCGCGTAAACTTCAGCCCGAAATTCCTTTAGTATTGTCATCTATAGTGATGAAATTATTAGCAAAAACCCCAGAAGAACGATATCAAAGTGCTGGAGGAATTAAAGCCGATTTAGAAAAATGTTTGGAGCAATTAGAAGATAATGGTTTAATTCAAATGTTTCCTCTTTGCACGGCGGATATATCCGATAAGTTTCAAGTTATTCAAAAGCTATATGGACGAGAGAACGAAAGTAAAACTTTAATCGCAGCTTTTGAAAAGTTAGGGACAGCAATAGAACAAAAAACTGCTCTAAACCAAAGTGAAATTGTATTAGTTTCTGGGTATTCTGGAATTGGTAAAACTACATTAGTACAAGTTCTTTATCGACCAATTACGAGATATAAAGGCTATTTTATCACCGGGAAGTTTGACCAATATCAGCGCAATATTCCTTATAGTGCAATAGTCAGCGCTTTTGGGGATTTAGTCCAACAGCTTTTGACAGAAAGTGAAGTCCAATTGCAGTCATGGAAAACAAAAATAATTACAGCTCTAGGAAATAATGCTCAGGTAATTGTTGATGAAATTCCTGATCTGAAAAAAATTATTGGTGAACAGCCAACAATCAACAATTTACCACCACTAGAATCAAGCAATCGTTTTAATTTAGTATTCAAAAATTTTATTTCTATATTTACTAACGAAACCCCATTAATTTTATTTTTAGATGATTTACAGTGGGCAGACTTAGATTCATTAAAATTAATTAAACTACTCCTATCTACAAGTAATAACAGTTATTTATTTTTGGTGGGAGCTTATCGTTTTAATGAAATAAATGCCACCCACCCTCTACATTTAACAATTAATGAAATTACTAAAGAAAAGATAGCAAGTATAAGTTTGATTAATTTATCTCCTTTAACATTGAATGATATAAATCATTTAATTGCTGATAGTTTTAAATGTTCGCTGGCAGACTGTTTATCTTTAGCCCAATTAGTTAACACAAAAACCCAAGGAAATCCATTTTTTATTAATGAATTTTTATATTTACTTTATACAGAAAACCTTTTGTCTTTTGACAATCAAATAGGAAAATGGCAATGGAATATTAATAAAATTCAAGCTCAGGATATTACAGATAATGTAGTTGAACTAATGGTAAACAAAATTCAAAAACTACCATTATCAACACAAAATTTGTTAAAGATTGCAGCAGCAATCGGCAATCTTTTTGGAAGAGAGATGTTAGCGATAGTTGCTAATCAAACACTATTAGAAACTAACAATCATTTACTTAAAGCAGTCGCCGTCGGGTTGATTTTTTCTTTAGATGATAAGGTTTGTAAGATCGTTGACACAGATTTATTAAAACATTTAGGGATTGAGTGCGAATATAAATTTTCTCATGACAAAATTCGACAATCCGCGTATTCATTAATATCTGAGCAAGATAAACCAAGAGTACATTTACAAGTAGGTAAATTTCTATTAAAACACACTTCAATTAAAGCCTTAGAACAGAAAATATTTGATATTGTTAATCAGTTAAACTTAGGAAGCAAACTTATAAGTTTGCAATCCCAGCAAATCGATATAGCTAGATTGAATTTGATAGCGGCAAAAAAAGCTAAAGCAACGGCTGCTTATCAACCAGCCTACGAATACTTAAAAACTGGTTTAATTTTGTTACCAAAAAGCAGTTGGAAGTCCTGTTATGAGCTAACACTAAGCTTATATTTGGAAGCCGCAGAAATAGCTTATTTATCAACCAATTTTGAGCAGATGAGAACTTTGGCTGCGGTAATTATGCAGCAAGCGCGATCGCTCAACGACAAAATAAAAATATATGAAGTATTAATTCAAGCTGCTGAAGCCCAAAATGAATTTAAAGCCGCTATACAAATAGCCTTAGAAGCATTGAATTTACTAGGTATAAACTTGCCAGAATATCCTAATAAATTGCAAGTAATGTTGGCGTTGTGGAAAATGCGAATAATTTTGGCGTTCAAAAAAAATGAACAGTTGATTGCTTTGCCATTAATGATCGAGCCTAATAAAATAGCAGCTATGAATATTTTAGCGAAGGTATCAACGGCTGCTTATATAACTAATCCGAAATTGTTTTTTATATTGATAATAGAACAAGTAAAATTATCACTTGTTTATGGAAACAGCTTAAATTCTCCCTTCGCTTATGCTCAATATTCCCTAATTTTAGTTAGTAGAGCAAAAAATATTAGCGGCGCTTGTAAAATGGGACAAGTCGCCCTAAAGTTAATTAATAAATTGAATATTGTTGAACTTGCTCCTAAAACAAAAGTTGTAATTTATGCCTACCTCAATCATTGGGAAAATCCGCTAAATCAAACTCTAAAACCTGCTTTAGAACTTCATTATAAAGCTTTGGAAGTAGGAGATTTAGCCTATAGCGGTTATGCAATAAATACTTACTCTTTCTATGCTTATTTTTGTGGTAAAGATTTGGTAACGCTAGAGAAAGAAATGGTTAAATATAGCCAAGTTTTGCACAGAATAGGTCAATCTATATCACTTCATCAAAATAAACTTTATCGTCAAGTAATTCTTAATTTGTTAGGACAAGCAGAAAACCCTTGTAAGTTGAGAGGGGAGGCTTACGATGAAGACATAATGTTTTTACAGCATCAGCAAGCCAACGACCGGACAACAATTTTTTATTTTTACTTTCATAAGCTAATTCTTTGTTACCTATTTGGAGAGGATGCTTTAGCGGTGGAAAATGCCGATTTAGCAAGGGAATATTTGAATGGAGTAATTGGGTCATTGTTTGAAACATTATTTTATTTTTATGAATCTCTAGCAAAGTTAGCAATATACGATCGCTTAGGAAAATTATCGCAACAAAGCCTGCTAAAACAAGTAACGATTACTCAAAAAAAGCTGGAGAAGTGGGCGCATTACTCACCTACAAATTATTTACATAAATTTTACTTAGTAACTGCCGAAATCTATCGCGTTCAAGGTCAAAACGATTTAGCCATAGAGTATTACGACCGCGCAGTAGACCAAGCAAAAATAAATAACTATATTAATGAAGAAGCCTTAGCACAGGAACTGACAGCTAAGTTTTATTTACAACAAAAAAAAGAAGCGATCGCTAAAGCTTATATGCGCGAAGCTGTTTATTACTATACAATATGGGGTGCGACGGCAAAAGTAGCCGACTTAAAGACACGATATCCCCAGTTAATAAGTAAATCGCTCCAAATACCTGTTCAAGAAATATTACTTAATCAATTTGAATTAGAAACGTCTACTGTAGCAAGTTCAGAATCTTTAGACTTAGCTACTGTAACTAAAGCTTCGCAAGCAATTAGCAGTGAAATAGCTTTCGATCAATTATTAGTTAAACTGATTGAAATTGCTATAGAAAATGCTGGAGCGCAATCGGGAACTTTAATTTTAGAGGCTGATGGGGAGTTATTGATAGAAGCGGCAGCAATTAGTTCTGAAATAGTAGCAGTCCGGCAATCATTACCCGTTTTAAATAGCGACTGTTTACCGAAATCTATAATTAATTACGTCGCTAGAACTTTAGAAAGTGTGTTGCTAAACGATGCTACTGATAGTGGATTATTTATTAAAGATCCTTATATTATAAAATATCAAATCAAATCTGTTTTGTGCGTCCCAATTCAATCACAAAATCAACTTAGAGGCATTCTTTACCTAGAAAATAACTTGATAAATGGCGCATTTACTTTAGAAAGATTAACAGTTTTAAAAGTGCTTTGTTCTCAAGCTGCAATTTCGATAGACAATGCTAGATTGTATGAAGTACAAGCAAACTATTCACGAAACTTAGAATTAAAAGTAATCGAGAGAACCCAAGAGTTACAGCATTCTCAATTGCTACTTTCGAGCGTATTAGATAGTTCCATTGATGGGATTATGGCATTCAAATCTATTAGAGATAATCGCGGTAGTATTACCGACTTTGAATGGCTTTTAGTCAATCCTACCGCCGAATACATAGTAAAACGTACTGCCAACGAATTAATTGGCAAGCATTTACTTGTAGAAATGCCTACTAATCGAGATACAGGCTTATTCGATTTTTATGTTCGAGTAGTAGAAACAACTAAGCCTCAAGAACAAGAACTTTATTATGATGATGGCACTATCCAAGCTTGGTTTCAGATTGTCGCTGTTAAGTTGGGTGATGGGTTTGCGGCAACATTTCGCGATATTACCGAACGAAAACAAGCTGAAGCGGCGATTCAAAAAGCTAATCAAGATTTAAAACGCCTCGCCGTCACCGATGGATTGACACAAATTGCCAATCGCCGCCAGTTTGACGAGTACCTAAATTTGGAGTGGCAAAGATTAGAGCGAGAAAATGAAACTTTAGCGTTGATTGTCTGCGATATTGACTACTTTAAACTCTATAACGATACTTACGGTCATCAAGCTGGAGATGAGTGTCTGCGTGTTGTTGCTAAAGCCATTAGCCGCGCTATTAAGCGTCCCGCCGACTTAGTAGCAAGGTACGGCGGTGAAGAATTTGCGGTAGTTTTGCCCCATACTGATGAACTGGGTGCGATCGCCGTAGCTGAAAATATAGCTGAGGAAATCCAACAAAGCAAAGTTGTTCATAATACATCTGCGGTGAGTGAGTATATAACCTTAAGCATCGGGATTGCTAGTACAATTCCTAGTTCAGAATACGCCCCAGAAGTATTGTTTGCGGTAGCTGATAAAGGACTTTACGAAGCTAAAAAACAGGGGAGAAATCGCGCCGTTGCTAAAAAGCTGCTTCCCGCTTATCTGCTAGAAGAAACATCAAATTAG
- a CDS encoding IS630 family transposase, whose product MRVEYWHEIGAVNLEDLVFVDETGSNLAMTRRYARSVRGSRAYNHAPYGRGQNVTLIGAMALRGLVGEITFPGATDALAFKTYVTQVLVPNLWTGACVVMDNLPAHKVNGIREAIESVGATVIYLSPYSPDFSPIENCWSKVKEFLRARAARTYAQLDQAITDALAAVTLQDIIGWFTHCCCYVSPN is encoded by the coding sequence TTGCGGGTAGAATATTGGCATGAAATTGGAGCAGTCAACTTGGAGGATTTGGTGTTTGTAGATGAGACAGGCTCCAACTTAGCAATGACACGGCGTTATGCCCGTTCTGTCCGAGGCAGCCGCGCCTATAACCACGCTCCTTACGGGCGCGGACAAAATGTAACATTGATTGGTGCAATGGCGCTACGGGGGCTGGTAGGTGAAATTACTTTTCCCGGTGCAACTGATGCTCTAGCATTCAAGACCTATGTGACTCAGGTATTAGTGCCTAATCTCTGGACAGGCGCGTGTGTAGTTATGGATAATTTGCCCGCCCACAAAGTTAATGGTATCCGTGAGGCAATTGAATCGGTAGGCGCAACAGTCATTTATTTATCCCCCTATTCGCCAGATTTTTCACCAATTGAAAACTGTTGGTCAAAAGTCAAAGAGTTTCTGCGTGCCAGAGCGGCACGAACCTATGCTCAGTTAGACCAAGCAATTACCGATGCTCTCGCTGCGGTGACACTCCAAGACATTATTGGCTGGTTCACCCATTGCTGTTGCTATGTTTCACCCAACTGA
- a CDS encoding SDR family oxidoreductase, giving the protein MQLKPISQQVVAIVGASSGIGRETALQFAKKGAKVVVAARSQSGLESLVSEIKLFGGDAVAIVADVSEFDQVKAIADKAVEVYGRLDTWVHSAATGILAPFDQITPEEFKRVIDVNLNGQAYGAMAALPHLKREGRGALIHISSVEARRSIPLQSPYSASKHGVEGLLDSLRVELQHEGWQISVTNVMPSVINTPFYNKVRTKLGVKPTGVPPYYQPSIVADAILYVAEHPTRDFIVGDVGKVLDVMQRVSPALVDNLLLLIGFAGQRTDELKSEDAPNNVFEPIAGYDTVEGDFGSLTIPTFTDWLDMNPPIKWGAVAVAAALGLGALLGGLPGKDA; this is encoded by the coding sequence ATGCAACTAAAGCCTATTAGCCAACAAGTAGTTGCTATCGTTGGAGCTTCTAGCGGTATTGGCAGAGAGACAGCCTTACAATTTGCCAAAAAAGGCGCAAAAGTAGTAGTTGCAGCCCGCAGTCAATCGGGTTTAGAAAGCCTTGTAAGTGAGATCAAACTTTTTGGTGGTGACGCAGTAGCCATAGTTGCTGATGTGAGCGAATTTGACCAAGTAAAAGCGATCGCCGATAAAGCTGTGGAAGTATACGGGCGGCTCGATACTTGGGTACATTCTGCCGCTACAGGCATCCTTGCACCTTTTGACCAAATCACCCCAGAAGAATTTAAACGGGTAATTGATGTCAACCTCAACGGACAAGCTTACGGCGCAATGGCGGCTTTACCTCACCTCAAAAGAGAAGGGCGAGGGGCGCTAATTCATATTTCTTCGGTAGAAGCTAGGCGATCGATTCCCTTGCAAAGCCCTTACTCGGCTTCTAAGCATGGTGTAGAAGGCTTATTAGATTCATTAAGGGTAGAATTGCAACATGAAGGTTGGCAAATTAGCGTTACAAATGTCATGCCTTCGGTAATTAATACGCCTTTTTACAACAAAGTTCGTACCAAGTTGGGTGTCAAACCCACCGGAGTACCCCCTTATTACCAGCCGAGTATAGTAGCTGACGCAATTTTGTATGTAGCCGAACATCCCACCCGCGATTTTATTGTGGGAGATGTCGGGAAAGTTTTGGATGTTATGCAGCGCGTTTCGCCAGCATTGGTTGATAATTTATTACTACTAATCGGTTTTGCTGGACAACGGACAGACGAGCTAAAGTCCGAGGATGCGCCCAATAATGTATTTGAACCAATCGCAGGTTATGACACCGTAGAAGGTGATTTTGGTAGTTTAACAATCCCCACCTTTACAGATTGGTTAGATATGAATCCACCGATCAAATGGGGTGCGGTGGCGGTAGCGGCGGCTTTAGGATTGGGTGCGCTATTGGGTGGATTGCCGGGTAAAGATGCTTAA
- a CDS encoding helix-turn-helix domain-containing protein: MKAYSTDLRQKIVDAYNQKESSQRQLARRFRVSLTFIENLLKRYRTDGTVEPRAHGGGQVAKLSPEQEAVVADLVDENNDAILVELCDQLEQRVGVRISRATMGRYVQKLKLTRKKNSARNGARQRTSTTVAGRILA; this comes from the coding sequence ATGAAAGCATACTCTACAGACCTGCGTCAGAAAATAGTTGATGCGTATAACCAAAAAGAGAGTTCCCAGAGGCAGTTGGCAAGAAGGTTTCGGGTCAGTTTGACATTTATTGAGAATTTATTAAAGCGTTATCGCACCGATGGAACCGTTGAACCCAGAGCGCATGGAGGAGGTCAAGTAGCTAAACTTAGCCCCGAACAAGAGGCGGTAGTAGCTGATTTAGTAGACGAAAATAATGATGCCATTTTGGTAGAGTTATGCGACCAACTGGAGCAACGTGTTGGAGTAAGGATCAGTCGAGCTACGATGGGACGATACGTCCAAAAGCTCAAACTTACCAGAAAAAAAAACTCTGCGCGCAACGGAGCGAGACAGCGAACGAGTACAACAGTTGCGGGTAGAATATTGGCATGA
- a CDS encoding carotenoid oxygenase family protein: MISELENKNKPFPRSILSVSREEFGLKEDNLDAKPPLELIVKSGSLPADISGHVFIVGPVGSYNSKGCPNSDIVNPSSDGFTPLFNGDGMIYRLDFDRPFQVKLTTRIAKAPCYYADVATSQVASDCKFDNRGITRMSGKLGVRNQLNTAFLPMNFGEGGDRLLVTWDIGRPYEIDLQTLELVTPVGWNDEWRAINPVLADIPFLPPFPFKLIQSSAHPCFDVNTKEMFTVNSGRSLTSFISQLRPLIYGFLAIIKVLREPSKLRKVFTSPPSPTSLWTKLGNGFKKIVQFLHYLLQIFNIFTNFVYVIRWDGKSRLQKWEVVHPTGCPIKIRQSMHQIGITEDYIVLMDTAFKFLIEELLPAEDTAVLD, encoded by the coding sequence GTGATTTCAGAACTAGAAAATAAAAATAAACCTTTTCCGCGTTCAATACTATCGGTTAGTAGAGAGGAGTTTGGGCTAAAAGAAGATAATCTTGATGCTAAACCACCCCTAGAATTAATAGTTAAATCTGGTTCATTACCCGCAGATATCAGTGGTCATGTATTTATTGTGGGGCCAGTGGGGTCTTACAACTCAAAAGGTTGCCCAAATTCCGATATTGTCAATCCCTCTAGTGATGGTTTTACACCGTTGTTTAACGGCGATGGGATGATTTATCGGCTAGATTTTGATCGCCCTTTTCAGGTAAAGCTAACAACTCGAATAGCTAAAGCACCCTGTTATTACGCAGATGTGGCGACAAGTCAAGTTGCTAGTGATTGTAAGTTTGATAATCGTGGAATTACGCGAATGTCGGGAAAATTAGGAGTTCGCAACCAGTTAAATACAGCCTTTTTGCCGATGAATTTTGGCGAAGGAGGCGATCGCTTATTGGTAACATGGGATATTGGGCGACCTTACGAAATCGATCTGCAAACCTTAGAACTTGTTACTCCCGTAGGTTGGAATGATGAATGGCGGGCGATAAATCCGGTACTTGCAGATATTCCTTTTTTGCCACCTTTTCCGTTTAAATTAATTCAAAGCTCGGCTCATCCGTGTTTTGATGTCAATACTAAAGAGATGTTTACCGTCAATAGCGGGCGATCGTTAACTTCTTTTATTTCGCAATTGCGCCCCTTAATTTATGGGTTTTTGGCGATTATTAAAGTATTACGAGAACCTAGTAAGTTACGCAAAGTTTTTACTTCGCCGCCTTCTCCTACAAGCCTTTGGACAAAACTAGGCAATGGTTTTAAAAAAATCGTTCAGTTTCTGCACTATTTACTGCAAATATTTAATATATTTACCAACTTTGTTTATGTGATCCGTTGGGATGGTAAAAGTCGCCTGCAAAAGTGGGAAGTAGTACACCCTACAGGTTGCCCGATTAAGATTAGGCAAAGTATGCACCAAATTGGCATTACTGAAGACTATATAGTGTTGATGGATACGGCTTTTAAGTTTTTAATTGAGGAGCTTTTACCTGCCGAAGATACAGCAGTTCTTGATTGA
- a CDS encoding acyltransferase: protein MEKKPRLTGIDLLKGLAAFAVVVIHAKTGSVPSGNPVYWAEQLVQFSDNFAVPFFLAASFYLMIQKIYSNDSIFYSFKSRFNRLVVPYIVWSLIYLFFRGFKHLINNDLTKLRELFSDPIALIFFGSASGQLYFIPLLLSGIFLVTVVMKPLFKKPIDLKISGLLIILSIIVNQLLSQNLQSSTLIMDDDTNAFTRVILVVIAWMVRCLPYIFVAMVLNHPSIKQRFSSFNIKYALIFIIISLSINALDVFNILNLPVAINEVATAYFALLFGIALSNLLKENGTVTSLGLCSFGIYLIHFISLAVVQPFVYKVFPGSITVLTLLISASVAFLISWVVTLYLMKAKWISRFLFFA, encoded by the coding sequence ATGGAAAAAAAGCCTAGGTTAACAGGAATAGACTTATTAAAAGGTCTTGCAGCCTTTGCTGTGGTTGTTATTCATGCCAAAACTGGCTCTGTACCTTCGGGAAACCCTGTTTATTGGGCGGAACAACTTGTTCAATTTTCTGATAATTTTGCTGTGCCATTTTTTCTCGCGGCATCTTTCTACTTGATGATTCAGAAAATTTACTCTAATGATAGTATTTTTTACTCTTTTAAATCGAGATTTAATCGTCTTGTCGTACCTTACATTGTTTGGAGCTTAATCTATTTATTTTTTAGAGGATTTAAACATTTAATTAACAACGATCTAACTAAACTAAGAGAATTATTTAGCGATCCAATTGCACTTATCTTTTTTGGCAGCGCTTCAGGTCAACTTTATTTCATTCCACTTTTACTTTCAGGAATTTTTCTAGTTACTGTAGTCATGAAGCCGTTGTTTAAAAAGCCGATCGATCTTAAAATTTCAGGCTTACTAATCATTCTAAGTATTATTGTAAACCAGTTATTATCGCAGAATTTACAAAGTTCTACTTTAATAATGGATGATGATACAAATGCTTTCACTAGGGTGATATTAGTAGTAATTGCTTGGATGGTAAGATGTTTACCCTATATTTTTGTAGCGATGGTTCTAAATCATCCATCTATAAAACAGAGGTTTTCTAGCTTTAACATTAAGTACGCATTGATATTTATTATTATATCTTTGAGTATTAATGCTCTTGATGTTTTCAATATTTTAAATCTTCCAGTAGCTATAAATGAAGTTGCCACAGCTTATTTTGCTTTGCTTTTTGGTATAGCTTTATCAAACTTGCTTAAGGAAAATGGCACGGTAACAAGTTTGGGGTTATGCTCTTTTGGCATTTACTTGATACATTTTATTTCCCTTGCAGTTGTGCAGCCTTTTGTTTATAAAGTATTTCCTGGATCTATAACTGTGCTGACACTATTAATTAGTGCTAGTGTTGCTTTTCTAATAAGTTGGGTGGTGACGCTGTACTTAATGAAAGCTAAATGGATTTCGAGATTTCTATTTTTTGCTTAA
- a CDS encoding carotenoid oxygenase family protein: MFHPTENCCSKKSVDVERVIRNLIDTPQLPDNNIYIVRRADLTPENKRVVARKVVIPRETAHFLVDYKSSDRQITIHIAHMCAWDPAEWLRTIDWQDDSNNSWQRLYGVIIGAMDISRLGCYVIDAEKGKIIRGDITPVSGDDDSYSAYTWGPELYAYQENPPSGRLENIYWSCLGAWEELLSEHSIDMYGKYKYRAIPVDEIRKLTQQGIKANVLRLHIAPIDSIVEGQNRLQIQDVYEFEAGYFGTSPQFVPIAGKEGSTDGYIVCTVYHEPDNDTETGKEIWIFDAKNLSGGAVCKLYHPQMNFGFTVHTTWMPKIARRTASYNVPVREDYQAVVSQQPQYIQELFNDWVYPQKEP, from the coding sequence ATGTTTCACCCAACTGAGAACTGCTGTAGTAAAAAATCTGTAGATGTAGAAAGAGTTATCAGAAACTTAATAGATACGCCACAACTACCAGATAACAACATTTATATCGTTCGTCGCGCCGATTTAACGCCAGAAAATAAGCGTGTTGTGGCGCGTAAAGTTGTAATTCCCCGCGAAACTGCCCATTTTTTAGTCGATTACAAATCAAGCGATCGCCAAATCACGATTCATATAGCCCATATGTGCGCTTGGGATCCCGCCGAGTGGCTGCGTACTATTGATTGGCAAGATGACAGCAATAATAGCTGGCAACGGCTGTATGGAGTCATTATCGGCGCAATGGATATCAGCCGTTTGGGATGTTATGTAATTGATGCAGAGAAAGGCAAAATAATTAGAGGAGATATTACGCCAGTAAGTGGCGATGATGACAGTTATTCTGCTTACACTTGGGGCCCTGAATTGTATGCCTATCAGGAAAATCCGCCATCGGGGAGACTAGAAAACATTTATTGGAGTTGTTTGGGTGCGTGGGAAGAATTATTAAGCGAACATAGCATTGATATGTATGGTAAGTATAAATATCGAGCCATACCCGTTGATGAAATTCGCAAACTGACCCAACAAGGTATAAAAGCTAATGTTTTGCGGCTACACATTGCACCTATTGACAGCATTGTAGAAGGTCAAAATCGCTTGCAAATTCAAGATGTGTATGAGTTTGAGGCGGGATACTTCGGGACATCGCCGCAGTTTGTCCCCATTGCTGGTAAAGAAGGTTCAACCGATGGTTATATTGTCTGTACTGTGTACCACGAACCAGATAACGACACTGAAACAGGTAAAGAAATCTGGATTTTTGACGCAAAAAATCTCAGTGGCGGTGCAGTCTGCAAGCTTTACCATCCGCAAATGAATTTTGGCTTTACAGTACACACAACTTGGATGCCAAAAATTGCTCGCCGCACTGCAAGTTATAACGTTCCAGTGCGGGAAGATTACCAAGCTGTTGTTAGTCAGCAACCGCAATACATTCAAGAGTTGTTTAACGACTGGGTATATCCGCAAAAAGAGCCGTAA